The following proteins are co-located in the Ensifer sp. WSM1721 genome:
- the gabD gene encoding NADP-dependent succinate-semialdehyde dehydrogenase, which translates to MNLKDPSLFREAALVGETWIEADPKNAIEVNNPATGEVIGRVPKLGAVETRAAIETAARVQKEWAARTAKERSAVLRRWFELMIENKDDLGQILTLEQGKPLTEATGEIVYGASFIEWFAEEARRVYGDLVPGHQKDKRILVMKQPIGVVAAITPWNFPNAMITRKAGPAFAAGCAMVLKPAAQTPFSAIAIAVLAERAGMPKGLFSVITGSAREIGAEMTSNPTVRKLTFTGSTEVGAELYRQSAATIKKLGLELGGNAPFIVFDDADLDAAVEGALIAKFRNNGQTCVCANRIYVQDGVYEAFSEKLAGAVAKLKTGNGMEEGVILGPLIDKPALEKVEEHVADALAKGARVVHGGKRHALGGTFYEATVLADVTQAMAVAREETFGPVAPLFRFKDEADVIHQANDTEFGLASYFYAKDLARVFRVAEALEYGMVGVNTGLISTAEAPFGGVKLSGLGREGSKYGIEEFMEIKYVCLGGIA; encoded by the coding sequence ATGAACCTGAAAGACCCGTCACTGTTTCGTGAGGCCGCTCTCGTCGGCGAGACCTGGATCGAAGCTGACCCGAAGAACGCGATAGAGGTGAACAATCCGGCGACGGGCGAGGTGATCGGTCGCGTGCCGAAGCTCGGCGCGGTCGAAACCAGGGCTGCGATCGAAACCGCGGCGCGGGTGCAGAAGGAGTGGGCCGCCAGGACCGCCAAGGAGCGCTCGGCCGTGTTACGGCGCTGGTTCGAGCTGATGATCGAGAACAAGGATGATCTCGGCCAGATCCTGACGTTAGAGCAGGGCAAGCCATTGACAGAAGCAACCGGCGAGATCGTCTACGGCGCAAGCTTCATCGAATGGTTCGCGGAAGAGGCGCGCCGCGTCTATGGCGACCTTGTGCCTGGACACCAAAAGGACAAGCGCATCCTGGTGATGAAGCAGCCGATCGGTGTCGTCGCCGCGATCACTCCGTGGAACTTCCCCAACGCGATGATCACTCGCAAGGCCGGCCCTGCCTTTGCCGCCGGCTGCGCCATGGTGTTGAAGCCCGCCGCGCAGACGCCGTTTTCGGCGATCGCCATCGCCGTGCTCGCCGAGCGCGCCGGCATGCCGAAGGGCCTCTTTTCGGTGATCACCGGCTCGGCCCGCGAGATCGGCGCCGAGATGACCTCGAACCCGACCGTGCGCAAGCTGACCTTCACCGGCTCCACCGAGGTCGGTGCCGAGCTCTACCGGCAGAGTGCTGCGACGATCAAGAAGCTTGGCCTCGAACTCGGCGGCAACGCCCCCTTCATCGTCTTCGACGACGCCGATCTCGACGCGGCGGTCGAGGGAGCGCTGATCGCAAAGTTCCGCAATAATGGCCAGACCTGCGTCTGCGCCAACCGCATCTATGTGCAGGACGGCGTCTACGAGGCCTTCTCCGAGAAGCTCGCGGGCGCCGTCGCCAAGCTCAAGACCGGCAACGGCATGGAGGAGGGCGTCATCCTCGGGCCGCTGATCGATAAGCCGGCTCTCGAAAAAGTCGAAGAGCATGTGGCCGATGCGCTCGCCAAGGGCGCTCGCGTCGTGCACGGCGGCAAGCGTCATGCGCTCGGCGGCACCTTCTACGAGGCGACGGTGTTGGCGGACGTCACCCAAGCGATGGCGGTGGCGCGTGAGGAGACCTTCGGCCCGGTGGCGCCGCTCTTCCGCTTCAAGGACGAAGCGGACGTCATCCACCAGGCAAACGACACCGAGTTCGGCCTTGCCTCTTACTTCTATGCGAAGGATCTGGCACGCGTCTTCCGTGTCGCCGAAGCGCTGGAATACGGCATGGTCGGCGTCAACACCGGCCTGATCTCCACGGCGGAAGCGCCCTTCGGTGGTGTCAAGCTTTCCGGCCTCGGCCGCGAGGGCTCGAAATACGGCATCGAGGAATTCATGGAAATCAAATATGTCTGCCTCGGTGGCATCGCCTGA
- a CDS encoding nitroreductase family protein, translated as MTEINHRRADHPIHSIFLERWSPRAFTGEDISEKELLALFEAARWAPSASNIQPWRFVYARHSTEHFASLLDTLDEGNQRWAKNASALVIILSKTHRVTSAGEVRPAYTHAFDTGAAWFALALQTQLAGWHAHAMAGVDRDKAMRVLGVPEHFRVEAAVAIGKIADPSTLPDDLREREKPSQRKPINEFVFEGRFKGE; from the coding sequence GTGACAGAAATCAACCACAGAAGAGCTGACCACCCGATCCATTCGATCTTCCTGGAGCGCTGGTCGCCGCGCGCCTTCACCGGTGAGGACATCAGCGAAAAGGAGTTGCTCGCTCTCTTCGAGGCGGCGCGCTGGGCGCCATCGGCGAGCAACATTCAGCCCTGGCGCTTCGTCTATGCGCGCCACAGTACCGAACACTTCGCCTCATTGCTGGACACCCTTGACGAAGGCAACCAGCGCTGGGCGAAAAACGCCTCGGCGCTCGTCATCATTCTCTCGAAGACCCACAGGGTTACATCGGCGGGCGAGGTCAGGCCCGCCTATACCCATGCCTTCGACACGGGTGCCGCCTGGTTCGCGCTGGCGCTGCAGACGCAGCTTGCCGGGTGGCACGCTCATGCCATGGCGGGCGTCGACCGCGACAAGGCGATGCGCGTTCTGGGCGTGCCGGAGCACTTCCGGGTGGAAGCCGCCGTCGCGATCGGCAAGATCGCCGATCCGTCCACGCTGCCCGACGATCTGCGCGAACGCGAAAAACCGAGTCAGCGCAAGCCGATCAACGAATTCGTCTTCGAGGGCCGTTTCAAGGGCGAGTGA
- a CDS encoding GntR family transcriptional regulator, giving the protein MAKQNTVFKDAFNRCLTTLAETSALPSEPELGQALGVSRTTVRAILTRCEELGLIAWDKRRKTVLRAPDPADYFPTEETDSLAERIERSFMRRILAGGAEPGMQINELELAREIGTGTTSVREFLIRFSRFGLIEKRPNSHWVLKGFTREFALELTEVREMFELRSAARFVSLPEDDPAWEELRKIEAVHREVLADIDRRYKEFSELDERFHLLVHKSSSNRFIIDFYDVIAIVFHYHYQWNKANARERNARALEEHLAYIAALQSRDPKQVEQACRLHLKSARETLLQSLP; this is encoded by the coding sequence ATGGCGAAGCAGAACACCGTCTTCAAGGATGCCTTCAACCGCTGTCTGACGACGCTCGCGGAAACGTCGGCGCTGCCTTCGGAACCCGAGCTCGGCCAGGCCCTCGGCGTCAGTCGCACGACCGTTCGCGCCATCCTCACGCGCTGCGAAGAGCTCGGGTTGATCGCCTGGGACAAGCGGCGGAAGACCGTGCTGAGGGCCCCCGACCCTGCGGACTATTTTCCGACCGAGGAGACCGATTCGCTCGCCGAGCGGATCGAGCGCAGCTTCATGCGCCGGATTCTGGCGGGCGGCGCCGAGCCCGGAATGCAGATCAACGAGCTGGAGCTTGCCCGTGAGATCGGCACCGGCACGACGAGCGTGCGGGAGTTCCTGATCCGCTTCAGCCGCTTCGGCCTGATCGAGAAACGGCCGAACAGCCATTGGGTGCTCAAGGGATTCACCCGCGAGTTCGCGCTCGAACTGACGGAGGTGCGCGAGATGTTCGAGCTTCGCTCGGCCGCCCGCTTCGTCAGCCTTCCCGAGGACGATCCGGCCTGGGAGGAACTGAGGAAAATCGAAGCGGTGCACCGGGAAGTGCTTGCCGATATCGACAGACGCTACAAGGAATTCTCGGAGCTCGACGAGCGCTTCCACCTTTTGGTGCACAAATCCTCGAGCAACCGTTTCATCATCGACTTCTACGACGTCATCGCCATCGTCTTCCACTATCATTACCAATGGAACAAGGCGAATGCACGCGAGCGCAACGCGCGGGCGCTCGAAGAGCATCTCGCCTATATAGCGGCGCTCCAGTCGCGTGATCCGAAGCAAGTGGAACAGGCCTGCAGGCTGCATTTGAAATCGGCGCGCGAGACCCTGTTGCAGTCCCTTCCCTGA
- the hpaI gene encoding 4-hydroxy-2-oxoheptanedioate aldolase produces the protein MPAPKNPFKAAIRENRFQLGLWVALASPYAAEVVAGSGYDWLLIDGEHAPNDLPLLAAQYGAIAGRGSHPIVRLPVGDTALIKQVLDTGVQTLLIPMVDSVDQARQLVRAVRYPPQGIRGVGAALGRATNFGRITDYLRNANDEICLLLQIESKAGLNAIDEIAALDGVDGLFIGPADLAADMGHLGNPGHIEVRAAIVDAFTRIRRAGKARGIMTLDPAQARDYRDLGADFMAIGTDVTLLVNATERLRREFLGEAEPTRSESGY, from the coding sequence ATGCCGGCCCCGAAAAACCCCTTTAAAGCGGCGATCCGCGAAAACCGCTTCCAGCTCGGCCTCTGGGTGGCGCTTGCCAGCCCCTATGCTGCCGAAGTCGTTGCCGGCAGCGGTTACGACTGGCTGCTGATCGACGGCGAGCATGCGCCGAACGACCTGCCGCTGCTTGCGGCGCAATACGGTGCGATCGCCGGTCGGGGGAGTCATCCGATCGTTCGGCTGCCCGTCGGCGACACGGCACTGATCAAGCAGGTGCTCGACACGGGCGTGCAGACGCTGCTCATCCCGATGGTCGACAGCGTCGATCAGGCGCGGCAGCTCGTCCGCGCCGTGCGCTACCCGCCGCAAGGGATCCGCGGCGTCGGCGCAGCGCTGGGGCGGGCGACGAATTTCGGGCGCATCACCGATTATCTCCGGAATGCCAATGACGAGATCTGCCTTCTCCTGCAGATCGAAAGCAAGGCAGGACTGAACGCGATCGATGAGATCGCAGCGCTCGACGGTGTCGACGGCCTGTTCATCGGCCCGGCGGATCTTGCCGCTGATATGGGCCATCTCGGAAATCCAGGCCATATCGAGGTGCGGGCTGCCATTGTCGACGCCTTTACCCGTATCCGCCGCGCCGGCAAGGCGCGCGGCATCATGACGCTCGATCCCGCGCAGGCCCGAGACTACCGCGATCTCGGTGCCGATTTCATGGCGATCGGCACCGACGTGACCTTGCTCGTCAACGCGACAGAGCGGCTGCGCCGGGAATTTTTGGGTGAGGCCGAGCCGACGCGGTCGGAATCCGGCTATTGA